From a region of the Sandaracinaceae bacterium genome:
- a CDS encoding SRPBCC family protein, with product MASRFGRGVSVVLTVLLVLALVSGGAGMFLDNSYEVQVSVVVDAPIDAIHPFVASPRQHVAWLGWNDDADPTLRRTYAGPSAGRGARVDWRGDGFGTGGLRITSASAQGVTWEQTLPAGVRSEGQVRYAAVTPARTRVTWTERGTIPRPHGPYFAETLARVLQPHAEQALGFLAAAAEGRPPPPRGGASATPPL from the coding sequence ATGGCTTCTCGGTTCGGACGCGGGGTGAGCGTGGTGCTCACGGTGTTGCTGGTGCTCGCCCTGGTGAGCGGCGGTGCTGGGATGTTCCTGGACAACTCCTACGAGGTGCAGGTGAGCGTCGTGGTCGACGCCCCCATCGACGCCATCCACCCGTTCGTCGCGAGCCCCCGGCAGCACGTCGCGTGGCTCGGCTGGAACGACGACGCGGACCCCACGCTCCGGCGCACGTACGCGGGCCCGAGCGCGGGGCGGGGGGCGCGTGTCGATTGGCGCGGGGACGGCTTCGGCACGGGAGGGCTGCGCATCACGAGCGCCAGCGCGCAGGGCGTCACCTGGGAGCAGACGCTGCCAGCCGGCGTCCGCTCGGAGGGCCAGGTCCGCTATGCTGCCGTCACGCCCGCGCGCACCCGGGTGACCTGGACCGAACGGGGCACCATCCCACGGCCACACGGCCCCTATTTCGCCGAAACGCTAGCGCGCGTGCTGCAGCCACATGCCGAGCAAGCCCTTGGTTTCCTCGCGGCCGCCGCCGAGGGCCGCCCACCGCCTCCGCGTGGTGGCGCGTCCGCGACTCCTCCTCTCTGA
- a CDS encoding DJ-1/PfpI family protein, which produces MDRRVVIAVFPGIQALDLVGPLEVFHAAHRHLGSGRGYRVEVVAESTDVLQTSSGLQLLADRSFSSVRGAIDTLVIAGGEGARAAAHERRVQAWVRRVSPLSRRVAAVCTGAFVLASAGVLAGLRATTHWAYCGRLARDFPDVNVADDAIYVRDGRVWTSAGVTAGMDLALALVEDDLGSEVALAVARQLVMFVHRPGGQSQFSAQLASQLAEREPLRELQAFIADNPTADLSVARLAARAAMSPRNFARAFAAEVGVTPAAFVERARVEVARRLLETTRDDVESVATRAGFGRVETLRRSFQRSLGVSPSDYRRRFQPRSRAKET; this is translated from the coding sequence ATGGACCGACGCGTCGTCATCGCGGTGTTTCCGGGCATCCAGGCGCTCGACCTGGTGGGCCCGCTCGAGGTCTTCCACGCCGCTCACAGGCACCTCGGAAGTGGGCGGGGCTACCGCGTGGAGGTCGTCGCGGAGAGCACGGACGTGCTCCAAACGTCGAGCGGGCTCCAGCTGCTGGCAGACCGCTCCTTCTCGTCCGTTCGGGGCGCCATCGACACGCTGGTGATCGCGGGTGGGGAGGGGGCTCGGGCTGCTGCGCACGAGCGCCGCGTGCAGGCTTGGGTGCGCCGGGTCTCGCCCCTGTCTCGCCGCGTGGCCGCCGTCTGCACCGGGGCCTTCGTGCTCGCCTCCGCCGGCGTGCTCGCGGGGCTGCGCGCCACCACGCACTGGGCGTACTGCGGCCGGCTGGCGCGCGACTTCCCCGACGTGAACGTCGCGGACGATGCCATCTACGTTCGAGATGGTCGCGTGTGGACCTCGGCGGGCGTCACGGCGGGGATGGACCTCGCCCTGGCGCTGGTGGAGGACGACCTCGGGAGTGAGGTGGCGCTGGCCGTGGCGCGCCAGCTGGTGATGTTCGTCCATCGGCCGGGCGGGCAGTCTCAGTTCAGCGCGCAGCTGGCCTCTCAGCTGGCGGAGCGCGAACCCCTGCGTGAGCTGCAGGCCTTCATCGCGGACAACCCCACCGCCGACCTTTCGGTCGCTCGCTTGGCGGCCCGCGCCGCCATGAGCCCCCGCAACTTCGCCCGCGCGTTCGCGGCCGAGGTGGGTGTGACCCCCGCCGCCTTCGTGGAGCGCGCGCGGGTCGAGGTAGCGCGACGCCTGCTCGAGACGACGCGGGACGACGTGGAGTCCGTCGCCACGCGCGCGGGTTTCGGCCGCGTGGAGACCTTGCGGCGCAGCTTCCAGCGCAGCCTGGGCGTCAGCCCCAGCGACTACCGGCGGCGCTTCCAGCCGCGTTCTCGAGCCAAGGAGACATGA